One part of the Arabidopsis thaliana chromosome 1 sequence genome encodes these proteins:
- a CDS encoding Phototropic-responsive NPH3 family protein (Phototropic-responsive NPH3 family protein; FUNCTIONS IN: signal transducer activity; INVOLVED IN: response to light stimulus; LOCATED IN: cellular_component unknown; EXPRESSED IN: 13 plant structures; EXPRESSED DURING: 12 growth stages; CONTAINS InterPro DOMAIN/s: NPH3 (InterPro:IPR004249); BEST Arabidopsis thaliana protein match is: Phototropic-responsive NPH3 family protein (TAIR:AT3G15570.1); Has 830 Blast hits to 821 proteins in 23 species: Archae - 0; Bacteria - 0; Metazoa - 1; Fungi - 0; Plants - 829; Viruses - 0; Other Eukaryotes - 0 (source: NCBI BLink).) — protein sequence MDKTSSPESATISTKSPSTSTGKMECSWFDDGCILGIDYFVKTIAGIKSKGVRPDLIGSIIVHYASQWLPDLSDIVLNSDDQQPQPQQQSESFSVTAFVMKKRSFVETLIGIIPPERDSVPCDFLLRLLRTANMVGADANYKAELEARISWQLDQASLKELMIPSFSHTCGTLLDVELMTRLVKKFAGLDNEGVKSGASLIKVAKLVDSYLAEAALDGDLTLSEFISLVEALPNHARVTEDGLYRAIDTYLKAHPNVTKQERKRLCGLIDSNKLSMEASLHAAQNDRLPVRTIIQVLFSEQAKLSHRSHNNIEWSGSSFSGVRSSPNPSGSHYSDSGPARCTSKREINVQQAEIRRLREDMAKLKCECEAMQTQLHKLVEKKGTCTSGNKGFFRWKKLGFRSGLSVSVVENTNGEEFGNNGEGENFEYVTQTPGNMMTKLVKGRTPSRWRKSMS from the exons atggACAAAACATCTTCGCCGGAATCTGCCACCATCTCCACCAAATCTCCGTCAACCTCCACCGGAAAAATGGAGTGTTCTTGGTTCGACGATGGTTGCATTCTTGGCATTGATTATTTCGTCAAAACCATCGCCGGAATCAAATCCAAAGGTGTTCGTCCTGATCTCATTGGATCCATCATCGTTCATTACGCTTCCCAATGGCTCCCTGACCTCTCCGACATCGTCCTAAACTCCGATGACCAGCAACCGCAGCCGCAGCAGCAGTCAGAGAGCTTCTCTGTTACTGCGTTTGTGATGAAGAAACGTTCCTTCGTCGAAACTCTAATCGGAATCATCCCACCTGAGAGAGATTCCGTTCCTTGTGATTTCCTCCTCCGTCTACTCAGAACCGCGAACATGGTCGGAGCAGATGCAAATTACAAGGCGGAGCTCGAGGCGAGGATTTCATGGCAGCTTGATCAAGCTTCACTCAAGGAGCTAATGATACCTTCCTTTAGTCACACGTGTGGGACATTGCTCGATGTCGAGCTCATGACTCGGTTGGTTAAGAAATTTGCTGGCTTAGACAACGAAGGAGTTAAATCCGGTGCTTCCCTAATTAAAGTAGCGAAGCTCGTGGACTCTTACTTAGCAGAAGCCGCCTTAGACGGCGATTTAACCCTCTCGGAGTTTATATCTCTCGTCGAAGCTCTCCCTAACCATGCTCGTGTAACCGAAGATGGGTTATACCGTGCAATTGACACTTATCTCAAG GCACATCCTAACGTGACCAAGCaagaaaggaagagacttTGTGGACTAATAGACAGCAATAAGCTATCAATGGAGGCATCTCTTCACGCTGCACAGAACGATCGTTTACCGGTTAGAACTATTATTCAAGTTTTGTTCTCTGAACAGGCAAAGCTGAGTCATCGCAGCCACAACAATATTGAATGGAGTGGTTCATCGTTCAGTGGCGTTAGGAGCAGCCCTAATCCTTCTGGTTCACACTACTCAGATTCTGGTCCTGCGCGGTGTACGTCCAAACGCGAGATTAATGTTCAGCAAGCAGAGATAAGAAGATTGAGAGAAGATATGGCGAAGCTTAAGTGCGAGTGTGAAGCGATGCAAACACAGTTACATAAGCTGGTTGAGAAGAAAGGAACTTGTACTAGTGGGAATAAAGGTTTTTTTAGGTGGAAGAAGTTGGGATTTAGGAGCGGTTTAAGCGTTAGCGTTGTGGAAAACACGAATGGTGAAGAGTTTGGTAATAATGGAGAAGGTGAAAATTTTGAGTATGTGACTCAAACGCCTGGTAATATGATGACAAAGCTTGTTAAAGGAAGAACACCTTCTAGGTGGAGAAAATCTATGTCTTGA
- the LysoPL2 gene encoding lysophospholipase 2 (lysophospholipase 2 (LysoPL2); BEST Arabidopsis thaliana protein match is: alpha/beta-Hydrolases superfamily protein (TAIR:AT1G11090.1); Has 2373 Blast hits to 2373 proteins in 808 species: Archae - 32; Bacteria - 1418; Metazoa - 106; Fungi - 99; Plants - 433; Viruses - 39; Other Eukaryotes - 246 (source: NCBI BLink).) has protein sequence MPSEAESSANSAPATPPPPPNFWGTMPEEEYYTSQGVRNSKSYFETPNGKLFTQSFLPLDGEIKGTVYMSHGYGSDTSWMFQKICMSFSSWGYAVFAADLLGHGRSDGIRCYMGDMEKVAATSLAFFKHVRCSDPYKDLPAFLFGESMGGLVTLLMYFQSEPETWTGLMFSAPLFVIPEDMKPSKAHLFAYGLLFGLADTWAAMPDNKMVGKAIKDPEKLKIIASNPQRYTGKPRVGTMRELLRKTQYVQENFGKVTIPVFTAHGTADGVTCPTSSKLLYEKASSADKTLKIYEGMYHSLIQGEPDENAEIVLKDMREWIDEKVKKYGSKTA, from the exons ATGCCGTCGGAAGCGGAGAGCTCAGCGAATTCAGCTCCGGCAactccgccaccaccaccgaaTTTCTGGGGAACCATGCCGGAGGAAGAGTACTACACTTCACAAGGAGTACGTAACAGCAAATCATACTTCGAAACACCAAACGGCAAGCTCTTCACTCAGAGCTTCTTACCATTAGATGGTGAAATCAAAGGCACTGTGTACATGTCTCATGGATACGGATCCGATACAAGCTGGATGTTTCAGAAGATCTGTATGAGTTTCTCTAGTTGGGGTTACGCTGTTTTCGCCGCCGATCTTCTCGGTCACGGCCGTTCCGATGGTATCCGCTGCTACATGG GTGATATGGAGAAAGTTGCAGCAACATCATTGGCTTTCTTCAAGCATGTTCGTTGTAGTGATCCATATAAGGATCTTCCGGCTTTTCTGTTTGGTGAATCGATGGGAGGTCTTGTGACGCTTTTGATGTATTTTCAATCGGAACCTGAGACTTGGACCGGTTTGATGTTTTCGGCTCCTCTCTTTGTTATCCCTGAGGATATGAAACCAAGCAAGGCTCATCTTTTTGCTTATGGTCTCCTCTTTGGTTTGGCTGATACGTGGGCTGCAATGCCGGATAATAAGATGGTTGGGAAGGCTATCAAGGACCCTGAAAAGCTTAAGATCATCGCTTCTAACCCGCAAAG ATATACAGGGAAGCCTAGAGTGGGAACAATGAGAGAGTTACTGAGGAAGACTCAATACGTTCAGGAGAATTTCGGGAAAGTTACTATTCCGGTGTTTACGGCGCACGGGACAGCGGATGGAGTAACATGTCCTACATCTTCGAAGCTACTATACGAAAAAGCGTCAAGCGCTGATAAAACGTTGAAGATCTATGAAGGGATGTATCACTCGCTGATTCAAGGAGAGCCTGACGAGAACGCTGAGATAGTCTTGAAGGATATGAGAGAGTGGATCGATGAGAAGGTTAAGAAGTATGGATCTAAAACCGCTTGA